TATTTAAGGCACGGGCATGGGGACACACAAAATGTTGTAGTTGAAAAATATATTAGAGAAGATCGCGTCGCAAAAATCAAACAAATGACCTAAATTAAACATGATTTGTACAACACTTTCCAAGTGATACAAGGTTTTTTACAAGTATTATATTGGTTTTTTTCATTATTAATACATGTCTTTACATCAATACCAAGATGACATCCTTTCCTCTGCCTTTTTCACCttcctcttttttttttctttttttgctTTTTAAGTCCATCTCGTCCGTAATCTTACTATTGGTTAAAGTGTCGAAACTTCAGTTAAAGGACCGAACATGGAACAAGTCATGTTCAAGTGTCCAAGGATCCGACCTGGGTATGGTAGCCGAAACTCTGAAGAGTCCCAAAAAAGCAGGTAGCATGAGAATTCATGGCAAAAACATATAGCAAGTCACATTCGTCTCCATCTTAATGGTAGGTAAGAAAATGTTTGAAGGAATGACATCAAAAATAAGAAAATGTTAAATCCATTTACTGTTTTGAAATTTGGCTTAATCATCGAAGAGGTCACTCGTAACTCGACCCAGAATTTCACCTAGAACAAAAATATGAATGGGATCGCACTCAACTTAATTTTCTTAATATAGAGTATCATCGTATTGAGTACACACTAACTTTAAACGGTAAACGGTAAATGTGCCACATGGCCAGTACTGGTTGGCTAAGCTATAAGATGACGATGACTCACATTCTTCCTCACTTTTTCTCACTGTCTTCTTAGTTGGAACGGGATACATAGGCAACAACTTAATACAAGGTTCATAAAAGTTGGAACGGGACCCCAAAAACTAATTTAAATATCCAATATATGAGTTTATTTTTCTTCTGTAAATAACAAATAGTATATGTTCGTAGCTACTAAACTATAAGCAAACCTGAATACAAAAATACGCATGAAGACAACACCATCCAATCCCGAAAGTGCCAAAAGTTCTTCCTCCGATGTCTCCCATGCCTTTCTCACCCAACTAGCAGAAGGTAAAAACCTTTCCAAGTTGAAATCGCTTCTCATTGATTTTCCTTCAGCAACCAAACGTGGTGCATAAACATGGGCATTACCCGGTTGTTTTCTCAGTACAGAATATAGGGTGAAAAACAAAAGGCAAAGACCAAAATTGATCCCAACAGAAGTTAAAAGAGCAGAAAGAATCATTTTTGCAAACTTGCAGTCTGCTGATCATCAATTCAAAGTCTTCAGGTTAACTGCATTGGCCAAAAAAGAATCAAGAGATTAAAAATTGAAAGCTTTAATATAAGAAGCAGATATGTGTCCAAGCTTGAGTGACATTATGTAGGTATAAAACTCATATGACAGAAAATAGGGCTGAGGGAATATAATAGTGACTGTCATTACATAATGATATTttattctctttttctttttcttccattTATTTAATacaattaattcaaaaaattgAACTGACATTCTAGTGCACTGGACTCAATGGCGGAATCTGAAATTTAGCTGCGTAGTAACAGGGTACTTTTAAGGAATAATAGAATATAATTAAGGAACAATAGAATAAAATCTACTTCCATAGATGGCGAAGAAGGCATAATTCTGATAGAAAACATAAATTCCTACGTTCCAAAGAGGCGCACAGATTCTCGTTCACTTACTTGCATATGAATGGATTTTGTCCGACTTAGGGGGGTGTATTGAACTgagattttaaaggatttttttTCATTCATGAAATCTAGGTGTATTCAACTGGGATTTTAAAAAATCTTCATTATTTTGTAACGTAAATGTTTCTAAACATAAAAATGCAGCATAAAACTGTAATACAATATCCGACCTTCTATATATCAGATTATAAAATCATTTCAAAAGCAAGTCCTGAGCTAAAATATAACACACCAAAACTTTCCTTGCAATTGTAAGACCGTGAATTCAATTTCAATACCAGCTATAACACGTAGTGGAATTACGATCAGGTGTGAATTGCACACAAATCATAACAATAAGCAATAGACATTTCAGGTTACCAAATATTTTAGCAATGCAATTAATAAACAGTCTTCTTAATAATCATCGTCCCTACAACAGTCAGAATACTAGAGAGTAAAGCACATAAAGAAAGACTATAATACAATCATAACCTAAACAAAGAGAGATGTTATTATATACAGCACATTAAAAACAGAATTAGACAATTTCTTTTAAAAGCTGAATAAATACCTAAATCTTGATGGTGAATTGGATGACAATAAGcgcagagagagagagattgagagagagagagagagagatggtaTAGGGAAGAGTGTATAGATGCTGCAGGTGAACTGGTGTAGTCAGTAAGCAAATCACAATTTTTGactttttagtttctgttttttATACTAGAAAAAATACTCAAAATAGCAACAGGTGTAGTGTGTGTCATTTCTGGTATTTATTATTTTATGGAGCATGGCAATGACGTGTGTCATTTTCAGAATTTTTTGTAGGTGGTTAGGATATTATTTTGTGCCGAcctaaataaataaaattattcttattgatttctatttttttaatttattatgtATTCTTGATTACTAATTAAAAATAAATACTAGATGAAAATAAGAGGTTTTCTGAAAAAAATATGTTCTTTTCGAATATATTTCTTTCAAAAATATAAGATTTTTACAAAAATCTTGAATGCaattaaaaaaaaatccaagAAGTTTCGTACATAGTTATTTTTTATTCCAAACcgtatttttaaaaatattttaaattaacgGTAAAATCGTAAACAAAATTAAAGAAAATGctctaaaattaattattttgttGTTGTACTCCGTCTGATGATAAGAAACAGGAGAAGCGGGAGTTCAAACAAGTTAAAACACTGGGGAAAATGCAAGTCTCTCCAAACTTTAAAACAAGCTCACGCTTACACGATCATCAAGGGTTTCAATTCGGACCGGTCAGCTCTCAGAGAAATTATTTACGTTTCAGCAGTTGCATTAACTTCTACTATACACTATGCACACCAACTGTTTGTGAATATTACTCAACCAGATAATTATATGTGGAACACTATGATGAGAGGCTCCGCTCAGAGTTCTAATCCATTCTTGGCTGTTTCACTATATACCCAAATGGAAAAACAAGGTGTTCGTCCTGATAATTATACGTTTCCGTTCGTGCTTAAGGCGTGTGCTAAGCTTTGTTGGGGGAATTTTGGGTGTGGGATTCATGGGAAGGTTGTGAAGTTTGGTTTTGAGTGGAATAAGTTCTCGAGGAATACGCTTATTTATTTTCATGCGAATTGTGGGGATATAGGGGTGGCGAAGAGGATTTTTGATGAGTCGGTTGAGAAGGATGTTGTGGCTTGGTCCGCTTTGACAGCAGGGTATGCGAGGAGAGGGGATTTGAGTATTGCTAGGAGGCTTTTTGAGGAAATGCCGGTGAAGGATTTGGTTTCTTGGAATGTTATTATTACGGGGTATGCAAAGAGAGGTGAGATGCAATGTGCGAGGAGATTATTTGATGAGGTGCCTAAAAGGGATGTTGTTAGTTGGAATGCTATGATTTCGGGGTATGTTATTCATGGATTGCATAAGGAAGCGTTTGAGATGTTTGATGAGATGGTAGGTTTGGGAGAGTTGCCTGACGATGTTACTATGTTGAGTCTTTTGAGTTCGTGTGCTAGTACAGGTGCATTAGATGTTGGAGAGAAGATACATTGCTCGATATTGGATAGGCGCAAGGGAGACTTGAGCATTGTGATTGCGAATGCACTTATAGACATGTATGCAAAGTGTGGGAGTATTGAAAAAGCAATTTCAGTGTTCCGAGGCATGACGGATAAACTTGTCTCTACATGGAATTCGATAATTGTAGGCTTAGCATTTCATGGTCATTCTGAGGAATCTATTGGCTTTTTCAAAGAGATGCTAGGATTGAATCTCAGGCCTAATGAGATCACTTTCGTTGGGGTCTTAATTGCTTGTAGTCATGCTGGTAAAGTTGAAGACGGGCGCAGATTTTTTAGACTCATGCGAGATGTGTATAATATTGCACCAAACATAAAACACTATGGGTGTATGGTGGATATGCTTGGCCGAGCTGGCCTACTGGATGAAGCATTTGGGTTTATCAATACAATGGAGATTGAACCAAATGGCATTGTTTGGAGAACTCTGCTTGGAGCCTGCAGGATTTATAACAATGTCGAACTAGCTAAACGTGCTAATGACCGTCTACTGAAACTGAGACAGGACGAAAGTGGTGACTATGTACTACTTTCAAATGTTTATGCTTCACGAGGTGAGTGGGATGGAGCTGAGAGGGTGAGAAAATTGATGGATGATAGTGGTGTATGGAAAGCGCCTGCATGTAGCTCAATCGACAGCGACAACAAAGCTCTTTTGCATTTTTTGCTAGACTCAGAGTCTCGAAAATATTCACAGAAAGGAACATTGTGATCTGACTAGTGGTCATAATTCAGAATCGTTTCTCTTATTAACTTTACTTGGCTAATTGCTTGAGAAAAATACATGGTTATAAGATATACGGCAATTTAGTGTTTCATCAAATTGTATATAGTACTGGTACATGGCTGTACTTCACCTATTAAATTGGTTAAATATATTAACAATCAAAGAGATGAGATGTGTTCTTTGTTGTGCTGCTTAATATGTTGGGAATATACTTGGAAACTTTAGACTGGAGTAGTGGTGGAGTTGGTGCTACCTGCTAAGGTCTCTTTCTGATTGCTTGCTTGCCTCTATCCATTTTATGTTTTCAACATTCTTGAAAGCTATAAACAACTAGTTCTTCTAGATTTTCTGATCTAAGATGAGGGATCACGTCGGCAAGCGATTGTTGCAACAATAATGTGTTACGTGTAAATTGGATTTTTGGTTTGCATTTTTCTGTTGTGTAAATTGGGTTTTTGGTGTGCATTTTTGTGGGTCATCGTACAGCATGGTACCAATAATCAATTGACCAAGCATTTCCCAAGTTTCCAACACCttcagttttttttttgttttttatacCATTCTCTGTAGGCCTGTCAACTAAGAGAAAATCCGATCCGACCCGAGATTATTTTAGCAGACATGAATTGACCTATTAAAAATCTAATCTGATTCGATAAAAAAAATCTGATTACAAATGAAGTAGATATAAATTTAGGCCGATCCGGTTCACATATTTATttgttttttatatataaactatatattatataataaaaatattttttacaaTTTCTAATTTAGAATTCTTATCCTCGACTGAGTTCCAAAGTTCCATTGTTTGTACTTCATTCTATCTAGACTCTAAATTCCATGTCCATTTCTATATTATACTCGAAGTTTTTTAACTTTTTGAAAGTGCATATCACCCCGATCTTAATTCACATGACATTTCCACTTCAATACATCAATTTTTTCTATTATTATAATCAAATACTCTACGATTCAACGGTATATTTAGTTTTTGGTAAGTTTTCAATTTATAATGGCTTTTATAATaagttcttttaaaaaataaatataaataaatggAGCGGATATCCGATCCGAATGAATCCGAATGTCAATCGGTCCATAAAAAAATCCGGGGCCGATCCGATCCGAATCcaaaaaaataaattgaaataaatatgAATTTAGATCAATCCGATCCATTGACTCGCATAATTCTCTGTTATCTACTAAAACTCACATCTCCTTTAAATTTTCCAGTCCCGGTACTTTCTAAAACCCTTTTTCTAATTGAACATTACCCAAAATAAGATACTATCTATTCTTAAAATTCTTAAATTCAGGTCTCTAAATCAATCTGTAGTTAGAAgatatattctgcttctgcactATGGCAGCATTCTGCAACAAAAAGAGAGTTTTCAACATTTCGGACACGAACCTTTATGCTACCTTGACCATGTATGCATAATGCATTACACAAGTGTCATCAAAATCATATCATGCAAGAAGTTCTTTCAATTAGCAGCACACACCACCTTTGCTCCCACCAATTATATAATGAACATCAATAAATAAGCGGAAACTATATCCAAACTAAATTTATGAGTAAATATCTTCAGACAAGCAGATGTTACTATTCTCCAAAATGATTTTTTTCTTCTACAAGGATATGCAATGGTTAGATTAACAGAATAACAGATACAGTATATGGGTACATGGGTACAGGACATGCAATCCAGATTCTAGTTGTATGGTTAATATAAACAGATGCAGTATACATGCACGCCCTCCAGATTCCAGTTATATAGTTAAAATTATAAGGTTATAGTGGTGTTATTTTGCACATACTAAGAACTGATAATTGCCAGATAGTTGGATATTGATAGAGTGCTACCTGGAATCGGTATTATTTGGCTTTGGGGTTCCCCTTCCGCACAAATCCACTATCAGAAAGAAGCCTTGACAGAAAGTTAGGTTTGCTTTTGCTTTTATCTTTGTCGGTAAAAGAGCTTAAATGTCGGATCAAAGACCACTGAGTCTCAAACTCTGGCTCATAACCCTGTTGTTTCATTGATTTCAAAAGCTCTGATGCCTTGCTGTAGTTCTTCTCCAAGCAATACCTATCAATCATGGAGCAGTAAGTCTTTCTGACTGGAATTTCGCCCATCTGAACCATGTTATGAAGTAGTGCTTCTGCTTCTTCTGGTTTTCCATCTTCACAAACTTTTTGAATAAGGGAGTTCCATGTGTTGGTGCTCGGATATAGTTTCCTATGCAACATTTCACTATGTAAATCCAGGGCTTCATTCAATTTATGACAGGTAACAAAACATTGAATTAGATAATCATAACTGGTAGAACTTGGGATGTTTCCATTCCTTAACATTATGTCAAGAAGATGAACTGCCTTATCTTGCCTTCCACAACATGAAAGAAGCTTGATTATATTATCATACACAATAATTTTTGGAATCAGATTTTTGGTTTCCATCCTATCTAAGAAGTTTACTGCCTCTTGGAAATTACCATGGGTTAGAAAACCTTCCACAATGTAATATTGAATGGTTGAAGCATGAAACCGGCCAAGTGACTCCATTTCTTGACTCAACTTCAGTGCTTTCTCAAGCTCCCCACTTCTACAGAGACACTTTATTACTGCTCTGAAACAACGATTACTCGGTATGATTCCTTTTGACATCATGTTACCCATATAATCAAGAGCACGTGACACATCTTCAACGCAGGATAATCCATAGACCACAAGATTGTACGTGGTCTCCTTAAGATGAAATCCCCTCTCCTGTATTTCTTCTAACACTGAATTTGCAATCTTCACATTTCCAGACAAGAAAAGATAAAAGATCAGAATATTATATATAAACTCATGCAAACTTTCATTTTCCTTAAGCATAAACTCTTTTACGTTTAATGCAGAGGTGTATCTACCCTCCATACACATGACGGACACTAATCTCCGGTAACTCTGTGTTGAGATGGTAATACCCTGTCTCATTACAAAACCAAGTAATTCTGCAACTTTCCTGAAGTCCTTACTCTGACAATAACCTTGAAGAAGTATGTTATGAACTTCGTCATGTGGGCGTACACCCTTCAGCAACATGTATTGAAGTACATTGGCTGCTTCTTCAACAATCCCTGCCTTACAAAAACCATTCATTAGATTACTGATAGAAAGAGGCAGCAAAGGCTGCTCTGTCAAGATACTCTCTCTCAGATCAGATATTTTCTTAAAAGCTTTTGTTCTGCATAGCTCGGGGATTAACAAAACAAGAATCTCCAATTTTGGAGACAGTTTTTTGGCAAGTATTATATCATATAGCAAACAGGCTCTCGCAATTCTTTTCTCCTTGCAGAACCCTAACAGTAGATGGCTGTAAGCTACACCATCCAAGATAAAGTCTTTCTTTGACATTTCTTCGGTCAAAGCCTGTGCAACTAGTGCAAACCCTTCACTGCAAGAATATTCAAGAAAAGAATGACAAAGATCCAATTGCATATGTGGGTAAGTGACTGTCATAGTCTCAAAAAGCTCTAATGCTTCATTGAGCATTTTCCACTGGAAGAGGAGACCTATAAgtaatttaaaatcctcataCTCAGGCACCCACTTATCCACTCTTGCTAGTTCCCAACACTGCTGAACGCATCCCAAGCCTCCTACCCTGCATAAGTCCTTTAATATAGCAGTGTAAGTGGTATTTGTGATTTCTTGACGCTTTTGGACCATTTCATCAAAGATGATCTTGGCCTTTGATGCATGTCCTCTTTCAATAAGTGCTTGAACAAGATTATTGAGAGTTTCCTGGTCAAGCTGGCTTGACAACTTTGGAAATCTTTCCAAGAGACCTGTTATTGGTCTGATACCACAACGAGACGTGCAAAGCTTATTTAATGTTGCTGAAAAGACTGACAAAGATAGGTCCTCCCCCCAGTGAAGCATATCATCTACCAACAATATCGCGCGTTTAGGATTTTTAGGACAAAAGTCCCGTAACACTACATTGTTAATGTCAGGAATCATGGAATCATCAAGAACTTTTGTTGTAATTTTCTCAAATTTATCAATATCTGTGTCCAAATAAAGTCCATTTCCTATATTATCGAAGAACTCTGTTCTTGAAAACCTCGGATAATTATCCCTCCTCACTTTTACAGAGGATGAATCAAACCCCAGTAACAAATGTGCTTTTGATAGTAAATCTTCTGTCGGTGATAAATGAACCATTCCATGGCCTTCCATCTCCCTGATCACCACTCTCACTTCATCAAATTGTCTAGCTCTACAGAAACCAGCAAGAAGAACTTTATAGGTTGACAGCTCAGGTGTTATGGCCCTATCATTCATTTCATCAAGAATATCCTTGGCATGGTTCCACATGCCCTCTTTGAGTACCCCACCAATCAGAGCATTGTAAGAATATAAATGAGGTTTTAGTCCCCTGGAAAAAATCTCTGAGAGGTAAATGAAAGCATCCTTTAATTTACTTCGACGACAAGCCCATGCTATGAAGATGCCAAATGTTATTTCATCAGGGATGAAGCCTAAAAATTCGAGTTCCTGCAAGAATAAAAATGCTTCTTCTGTGCCAAAGCTTTTGCACAAAGAATTCACAATCATATTACCACAGTACGCATCTGGAACACAATCAATTTCAGCAAAAAAGCTTAGAAGATCATCATATTCCTTCTTCTCACAGTATACACTGGCAATCGCTTTAATAACTAACGCGTTGGGTTTCAATCCATAAGTCGCAATCTTCTTTACAAGGTTTCTTGCTTCTTGAATTTTTCCCTCTATGCAAAGCATCTGAATGACTTTCTGGTAAATTCGCTTACCTTCTAAATTAATTCCCAACTCATTCTGCACCATATCAACAAACAGCTGAAATGCTAACTGTGTGTGACCAAATTGAACCAACTTGTTAAGAAGAACATGATAACACCCCAACGACGGCACCAAACCTAAACCCCTCATTCGATCATAAACAGAAATGGCCCTTTTCAATTCATTACTTTCTACATACCCTACAACCAAATTACTGAACAATTCTCCACTCTCCAACATAATTCCTCGACTTTCAACTCTCCCAAGTACCATTTCCGCATCCCTAAACATTCTTGCCTCGACAAGCAAAGAAACCATAATCTTACAAGACTCGGAAACATGCGAAAATTCCCTACTTTGGTCACTAGCCCACTTAAAAATACCCCATAAAGATTCAACCTTTTTAACTTTCTGTTCAAAATTCCCACCATCACTCTCAAACCCCACTAAAATTTCAAGAATATCTTGAGGCTTTAACTTCGAAAACCTCAAATATCTTCTGGCAGTTTTGGGGGATATACAAGAAAGATTAAGAAGATAATCTTGAAGATTAAAATTACAAACTTTATTATCATCCCAAAGATGTGAGCATTTCAATTTGACTGATTTTGCAATACCGGAAAAATTATTTACTGATTTATCTAAATGGGAATTGTTTGATTTAGTTACAGCAGCTAATGAAGTGAAAAAATAATGAGAGATTGGGAAGGTGTAGAAGAGATTACAAACCTGAGTGATGTAGGGTTTATGAAGCATGCCATTTTTGAATATCATTAATGTTGTTGCATCTTCTGCTGCTGGTTTTTTTGTAAACATAAACctggttttttttttttttaagcCGCTAGCTCTACgggctcacgtaatagcctgtaaaccacgtgaaccaagttAAATTTTCCTCCTagggattcgaacctgtgaccaagagtTTAGTTTTCCTctttttaaccaactgagccaacccttgcgggctgTAAACATGAACGGAAGAATGGACCAAAACGTCATTTTTGAGCGGTCCAAAATATTACTTTTAATAATAACGGCCCAAAATGTCACCTCATAACCGTATTTCGTCTTACGTTTTGTTTTTTTGATGCAAAACGGTATATAGTATTCCTTTTtggtattttatttttttaatatttttataatgtGCAAAACGTTAGTTGAAGTAACGTTTTGACTCAAAACGGAACATCATATAGCGTTTTGTATCAAAACGGTACTTTTTTACCGTTTTACgcataaaaaaaataaaatatcaaaACGTTACGCGAAGTACCGTATTAGATCTTTTGAATAAACGTTACATAATATACATTTTTGAAATAACATTTAGGACCATTTTTAAACTCAATTAAAGGCTAAATGTGCCCTGGACTGAGAGTGAATTTTGTTTTGTAAATTGTGATGTTTCAAGAATTGTGCGTTGGGCTGGGCTACTCTCGGAATTGTGGGATAACTTTCAAGAATTGCTTGTTGGGCTATGCATAGTCTTGGAATTGTGGGAAAAGTCCGGTCCTCGCACTTTTCTTTTTTCTGTTTACGGAatatttgataaataaataatttttgtCAATTAAATAATTTTATCCTGATTCCAACATAAttgaaataatatattttaaatttaatgcATGTGTAAtcttattaaataaataaaattttcagtTCTGGACTGTattcatttatatttatttatcgAGATTTTACTACACAATTTTCTGAACTTCTCGTTTGTATTTGAGACGCAGCATTTTGTAGTTCTATGGG
This sequence is a window from Apium graveolens cultivar Ventura chromosome 9, ASM990537v1, whole genome shotgun sequence. Protein-coding genes within it:
- the LOC141682921 gene encoding pentatricopeptide repeat-containing protein At5g15300; translation: MIRNRRSGSSNKLKHWGKCKSLQTLKQAHAYTIIKGFNSDRSALREIIYVSAVALTSTIHYAHQLFVNITQPDNYMWNTMMRGSAQSSNPFLAVSLYTQMEKQGVRPDNYTFPFVLKACAKLCWGNFGCGIHGKVVKFGFEWNKFSRNTLIYFHANCGDIGVAKRIFDESVEKDVVAWSALTAGYARRGDLSIARRLFEEMPVKDLVSWNVIITGYAKRGEMQCARRLFDEVPKRDVVSWNAMISGYVIHGLHKEAFEMFDEMVGLGELPDDVTMLSLLSSCASTGALDVGEKIHCSILDRRKGDLSIVIANALIDMYAKCGSIEKAISVFRGMTDKLVSTWNSIIVGLAFHGHSEESIGFFKEMLGLNLRPNEITFVGVLIACSHAGKVEDGRRFFRLMRDVYNIAPNIKHYGCMVDMLGRAGLLDEAFGFINTMEIEPNGIVWRTLLGACRIYNNVELAKRANDRLLKLRQDESGDYVLLSNVYASRGEWDGAERVRKLMDDSGVWKAPACSSIDSDNKALLHFLLDSESRKYSQKGTL
- the LOC141687227 gene encoding pentatricopeptide repeat-containing protein At5g15280, mitochondrial isoform X2; the protein is MIFKNGMLHKPYITQVCNLFYTFPISHYFFTSLAAVTKSNNSHLDKSVNNFSGIAKSVKLKCSHLWDDNKVCNFNLQDYLLNLSCISPKTARRYLRFSKLKPQDILEILVGFESDGGNFEQKVKKVESLWGIFKWASDQSREFSHVSESCKIMVSLLVEARMFRDAEMVLGRVESRGIMLESGELFSNLVVGYVESNELKRAISVYDRMRGLGLVPSLGCYHVLLNKLVQFGHTQLAFQLFVDMVQNELGINLEGKRIYQKVIQMLCIEGKIQEARNLVKKIATYGLKPNALVIKAIASVYCEKKEYDDLLSFFAEIDCVPDAYCGNMIVNSLCKSFGTEEAFLFLQELEFLGFIPDEITFGIFIAWACRRSKLKDAFIYLSEIFSRGLKPHLYSYNALIGGVLKEGMWNHAKDILDEMNDRAITPELSTYKVLLAGFCRARQFDEVRVVIREMEGHGMVHLSPTEDLLSKAHLLLGFDSSSVKVRRDNYPRFSRTEFFDNIGNGLYLDTDIDKFEKITTKVLDDSMIPDINNVVLRDFCPKNPKRAILLVDDMLHWGEDLSLSVFSATLNKLCTSRCGIRPITGLLERFPKLSSQLDQETLNNLVQALIERGHASKAKIIFDEMVQKRQEITNTTYTAILKDLCRVGGLGCVQQCWELARVDKWVPEYEDFKLLIGLLFQWKMLNEALELFETMTVTYPHMQLDLCHSFLEYSCSEGFALVAQALTEEMSKKDFILDGVAYSHLLLGFCKEKRIARACLLYDIILAKKLSPKLEILVLLIPELCRTKAFKKISDLRESILTEQPLLPLSISNLMNGFCKAGIVEEAANVLQYMLLKGVRPHDEVHNILLQGYCQSKDFRKVAELLGFVMRQGITISTQSYRRLVSVMCMEGRYTSALNVKEFMLKENESLHEFIYNILIFYLFLSGNVKIANSVLEEIQERGFHLKETTYNLVVYGLSCVEDVSRALDYMGNMMSKGIIPSNRCFRAVIKCLCRSGELEKALKLSQEMESLGRFHASTIQYYIVEGFLTHGNYIRAPTHGTPLFKKFVKMENQKKQKHYFITWFRWAKFQSERLTAP
- the LOC141687227 gene encoding pentatricopeptide repeat-containing protein At5g15280, mitochondrial isoform X1, which encodes MIFKNGMLHKPYITQVCNLFYTFPISHYFFTSLAAVTKSNNSHLDKSVNNFSGIAKSVKLKCSHLWDDNKVCNFNLQDYLLNLSCISPKTARRYLRFSKLKPQDILEILVGFESDGGNFEQKVKKVESLWGIFKWASDQSREFSHVSESCKIMVSLLVEARMFRDAEMVLGRVESRGIMLESGELFSNLVVGYVESNELKRAISVYDRMRGLGLVPSLGCYHVLLNKLVQFGHTQLAFQLFVDMVQNELGINLEGKRIYQKVIQMLCIEGKIQEARNLVKKIATYGLKPNALVIKAIASVYCEKKEYDDLLSFFAEIDCVPDAYCGNMIVNSLCKSFGTEEAFLFLQELEFLGFIPDEITFGIFIAWACRRSKLKDAFIYLSEIFSRGLKPHLYSYNALIGGVLKEGMWNHAKDILDEMNDRAITPELSTYKVLLAGFCRARQFDEVRVVIREMEGHGMVHLSPTEDLLSKAHLLLGFDSSSVKVRRDNYPRFSRTEFFDNIGNGLYLDTDIDKFEKITTKVLDDSMIPDINNVVLRDFCPKNPKRAILLVDDMLHWGEDLSLSVFSATLNKLCTSRCGIRPITGLLERFPKLSSQLDQETLNNLVQALIERGHASKAKIIFDEMVQKRQEITNTTYTAILKDLCRVGGLGCVQQCWELARVDKWVPEYEDFKLLIGLLFQWKMLNEALELFETMTVTYPHMQLDLCHSFLEYSCSEGFALVAQALTEEMSKKDFILDGVAYSHLLLGFCKEKRIARACLLYDIILAKKLSPKLEILVLLIPELCRTKAFKKISDLRESILTEQPLLPLSISNLMNGFCKAGIVEEAANVLQYMLLKGVRPHDEVHNILLQGYCQSKDFRKVAELLGFVMRQGITISTQSYRRLVSVMCMEGRYTSALNVKEFMLKENESLHEFIYNILIFYLFLSGNVKIANSVLEEIQERGFHLKETTYNLVVYGLSCVEDVSRALDYMGNMMSKGIIPSNRCFRAVIKCLCRSGELEKALKLSQEMESLGRFHASTIQYYIVEGFLTHGNFQEAVNFLDRMETKNLIPKIIVYDNIIKLLSCCGRQDKAVHLLDIMLRNGNIPSSTSYDYLIQCFVTCHKLNEALDLHSEMLHRKLYPSTNTWNSLIQKVCEDGKPEEAEALLHNMVQMGEIPVRKTYCSMIDRYCLEKNYSKASELLKSMKQQGYEPEFETQWSLIRHLSSFTDKDKSKSKPNFLSRLLSDSGFVRKGNPKAK